A window of Carassius carassius chromosome 48, fCarCar2.1, whole genome shotgun sequence genomic DNA:
agtgaatgggtgccgtcagaatgagagtctaaacataATTCACAACTACATAATTCACAACTAATCCAGTTAATCTTGTGAAACCAAAAACcgcgtttgtaagaaacaaagacACCAAGAagttttaaacattaaacagttgattctggctaaaatacgagtccataatctATTGATAatgtgttctggtctgaatcaggtgagaaatctgcacagatcaagcaccggaTGTTGTGGCtgggttttgatgtgagagataacaggagtgttattatggattatggactcatattttagatcttaatgctggatttgtttcagcttttgtcttctccagatgttaactgatggactggagtgctgtggattactgtgatgtttttatcagactcttaATTCtcatggcacccattcacatccattggtgagcaagtgttgcaatgctacatttctccaaatctgatgaagaaacgaactcatctacatctcagatgGGCCGAGGGTGAGCAGATTTCCCTCAAATGTTCATTTCTGGCTGAACTACTCCTTTAGATCAGCTACATATTTGACCAAACACAGCATCTCTGTTGTGATCAGCGTCCCCTCCGACAGCTCTATAGACAGATGGTCTCCAGGTTCACTTCAGGTGTTCGTCCGGCTCTCTAGTGTCACCCATAAGATCTCTAGCTCAACCGGTTTTGGGTTTCCACTATAAGCAGGGCCAGAAGCCGCTCACCTGTGCAGCGTTGCCTGGCTACACTCATCTTTAATTTAACACGGCAGGCCCGAGTACAGACGGCCGCTTACGCCTCGCTCTTCACCATGCAGGAGTCCGAGAAGACGATGTGCGACCCAGAGCCCCTGGAGAACGCAGAGGCCATGAGTCCAGACACGCAGGACTCTAAAGGACCGGCGGGGGACGAGGAGAACCTGGGACCCGTCCCGTCGGCACCGCCGCTTCCCCAGGAGCATACTCCGTGTCCGAGGCCCAAACTGGTGTTTCACACACAGCTCGCACACGGGAGCCCCACGGGACGCATTCACGGCTTCACCAACGTCAAGGAGCTTTACGCCAAGATCGCAGAGGTCTTCAACATCTCCGCTTCTGAGGTACAGCGAGTCTTTGCTACTCTATTTTTGGGGGTCAAAGGTAAACGCTTCTGGTCTAAAGAGAGATGTTTGGGACATTCGTTTCTTGGGAAGTATGTTGGAGTGCTTGTGTTCCTTGTGCTTAAATTAATTTGCTAGATAATATATCACCATCACATTAGTTGTCTTGATCATTAtgcatataaacatttataatatatatatatatatatatttatctctgtcactaaattatgtaaaaatattttcatgtatgcCTGTCACTAGTTaataaaaaatcaagtaaataaataaatgttacatcttcaaatatgtcAGTGGTtagaagttgttgttttttggtatATGCCAGTGGCTAGTAAACAATAAATACTTGAATTCAAcacattaattattaaaaataataaataaaaatggtaaatgttttcaaatttgCAAGTGGCTAGTaaagttaaacaaacaaacaaacaaacagacaaacaaataatgaaataaatgttctCCTACATCTACTATTAAACTGTTtcaacaaaaaactttttattaaattaaatagcttgaacaataataataataaaaaactattaaacaaaacaaaattccaatgttttaattttgtgttttaacattacactgctttatatatatatatatatatatatatatatattattattattatttagttttttaaatgaacataCCAAAATGTTTTCTCAAATACCTGAGAACTTACCTGAACTTTCTGGAAAGTATATTTTTATTCCATCAATTAGTTGAATACTTGcgtaaataaataagctttgtaTGTTGTATGTAATATATAGATTTTAATATAAACATACTGATTTTTTAAACGTATTCGCGTAAGTAtttatataaactataaaaaGAGTCAAACTATTCATAAAAACGTATTAAACTACTATTTATTAACCAAAAACACTTAACGATAAAAATCACACAGACTTTAGGAGAAAATGTCCTTCAGGAACTTGTTATCAAGGATCAAGGTCAAGGCGGGAAAAATTACGTTTTTATCTCAAACCGAACAGTATGAAAAAGTTTAAATGATCACGTGAACAGTTAAGCGTTAAAACCGATCCttacttacatttatttgtgtctAGTAAATATTTTAATGGAAATTAACAAGGAGACTCGCGCCTGAATGCTAGCAAAGCAAACATCTGTGAACATTGTAATACGAATACAAATAAAGTTTTAATCAACGTAGAACGATGCTAACTCCATATTGACACACAATATTAGTTATATTGGAGAGTTACCGTGAAAGTACTAGTTAACCGCCACAGCTCTAGCGTGTGTGGTGCGCGTGACTGGGACCACGCGCGCGCGCTCACGGTGGAAAAAGCCGTTAAGGTTCTGCTCTGGTGTCTGTTTTTTCTCTCAAGATCCTCTTCTGCACGCTGAACTCGCACAAAGTGGACATGCAGAAGCTGCTGGGCGGTCAGATCGGTCTGGAGGACTTCATCTTCGCGCACGTGCGGGGAGAAACCAAAGAGGTGGAGGTCGTCAAAACCGAGGACGCGCTCGGCCTGACCATCACCGACAACGGCGCGGGATTCGCCTTCATCAAAGTGCGTTGACCAGAGTAACCATGGTAACCGGCTAACGGTCTCCTGGAAAACTAGTGTTGAGAAGAGTAACATTTGAGCTCCcgcgaaaaaacaaacaaaaataaacaataaaagcaaaacaaaaaaagaatgaatgaatgaaataactTTGGAGATTTTTTGAATAATTACGACCAGTTTGGTACAATTAAGAAGTTGaccctttaaaatgaaaatagaacaaaaattacagaaaaaaaagaaataatgaaatcaaccaatcaattaatcaataatACTTTAGGAATAATTTTGTATGGAATATTAAAAATCTTAACATTTGAGCCCccgaaaatacaataaataaataataaaaattatatatcattatatatatatatatatatatatatatatatatatatatatatatatatatatatatatatatatataatttctatcatgttgtatgttgtttatatatatatatatatatatatatatatatatatgtatatatatatatatatatatatatatatatacacaacaaaataaaaacaaaagcaaatatgAGAATGAATGAAATAACTTTGGAATATTTTGGACCAGTTTAGGAATATTAAGAATTTGAGTCTacaaaatgggaaaaaaataaagaaaaaaaattaataaatcagtcaataatattgtagtaatatttttgGGGCAATATTGATTCTTAACATTTGAgcccccagaaaaaaaaaaaaaatgcaatgaatgAAATAACTTTGGAACATTTGGGTGTAATTACGGACCAGTTTTGGAAAAAAGTTTGGAATATTGAGAATCTtaatctaagctcctaaaaaaattataataaaaaggaaaaaaattataataaaatgtaaattatatatatatatatatatacagtatatacaatagaataataaaaaaaaatagaaaaaataagagAATgcatgattgaatgaatgaaatgaGTTTGGGAATGTTaagaaattgaattaaaatacaaaaagggagggggggggggtaagttAAATTGCACAAACAGCATGCATTTTGCAATGAAATGTTACTTCTGCATGGAacttaaactatataaatacatatacaataaCAAAAGAAGTAGAAAAATTAAACAAAGcagttaaaaatacaattaagttATAAAACAGTTACAAGCTTGTAAGAAAAACagtgtatttaaatgtaaaacaaaataaaaaacaaaaatacaccaGAATCGATAAAATATctctattttatattattttattatgttttacatGATTATGCAATAGATGTTTGCATATGTTTAAGAGGATAAAGGAAGGCAGCACCATCGACCGACTAAAGACGGTGTGTGTCGGCGATCACATCGAGGCCGTTAATGACCAGAGCATTGTGGGATGTCGGCATTATGAAGTGGCGAAGATGCTGAAGGAGCAGCTGAGAGGAACACCGTTCACCCTGCGTCTGGTCGAGCCCAAGAAAGCCTTCGGTGAGTCAAGCAAACACATCTGACGCTTCGTCAGAAGATCCACACCTGATGCCAAACATCTCAGACACATCCACTCACACTGGAGCTTATGTTTAGGAGAACAGCGCCATCGTGTGTTCACACTATATTAGAGTAGCGTGCtaatgaaaaattataataacaatatattattttattatatacataatatgtgattaaaataattattttattaaatcattgcacatgtattcatttaaaaatgtaccatataaaacacaattatttatatttacgtttaaaacatttaatgtatGTAGTATGTTAATCATTGTTTTGTTAGctgtaaacatatttatttatagaatattatttaaatgtttacacacacatacacacatctcattaaaatatttacacacagcatattaagaaattaatttaaaacaaattgttgTGGTCTTATATTGACGAGTGGAGCGCCACCGTGTGGTCAAAcagtggaaaataaatgtaatttaaatttgcAAAATGCGTTTAAAAATATAAGTattctatgttttttttaaagaaatatgggATTTGAGT
This region includes:
- the LOC132131281 gene encoding PDZ domain-containing protein GIPC3-like is translated as MQESEKTMCDPEPLENAEAMSPDTQDSKGPAGDEENLGPVPSAPPLPQEHTPCPRPKLVFHTQLAHGSPTGRIHGFTNVKELYAKIAEVFNISASEILFCTLNSHKVDMQKLLGGQIGLEDFIFAHVRGETKEVEVVKTEDALGLTITDNGAGFAFIKRIKEGSTIDRLKTVCVGDHIEAVNDQSIVGCRHYEVAKMLKEQLRGTPFTLRLVEPKKAFDMIGQRTRAPKSSEGKMVSGKETLRLRSKGSATVEEIPNEFEDKAIEKVDDLLESYMGIRDPELATTIVEAGKNKKSPDDFAEALDSVLGDFGFPDVFLIDVWEALGDVKNGRI